TACACACGGAtcagcttgtttttcttctgtcaggCTCTCACTTTCTCACAGACTGACACTGAACTTCCCCTTCATAGCAATGAAATGTAATGGCACAGCATTTGGTGTCATTCCCACAGTGTCAGCAGGTAAACAAGGTGTGTGCGTAGTTGAAGGTGTAGGAGCCGAAGTGTTTTTGTATGAGGTTTTCTCTGATGATTAATCCTTCACTCAAATTCTCCCATTGTGGGTGTGCACAGCTATCTTTTTGGGACCAATTTGATTATAACAccttcagagtgaggacattttgggcAGTCCTCACTTTGTGACAGACCTTCAAAGACTTGGGTTGGACTTAGGTTAAGGTTAGAGTTAGGGTAATGGTTGGGGGGGGCTAATGTATGTGCCTTATGTATTTAATGAGTGTCCTCACAAAAAAAGGTGAACACGGTTGTGCGTGTGCAAAGCCCTTACCGCTGTGCGCGCTGAACCAGCGGGGCGCGATGTGCAGGGGCAAGGTGTCAGCCAGCGACCCCCGGGACCCCAGGTAGAGCACCCCGTCCCCAGTGTCCTGGTAGCCGGTACCGTGCGGGGCGGCGGTAGTGCCTCCTGACCCCCCTCCAGCTCGATCCGAGTCCGTCCCTCTCGGGGTGTAGAAGCCGAAGGGCACGGCGGGGCTGTGCTCGATGCCCATCCCGGCCACGGAGCTCACCGAGCGGCTCCGCAGGCCCATGGTACCGCTCGGCCGGTAGTGACCGAAGTGGGCCGAGGGTGGCACCGCGCTGTCGTCCGTAGAGACGCCGGGAAAAGCACCCCGGGGCCGCCCCGCCGTGCTCTGCTTTCCCCCATCCAAAGCGGGAGGCCAAATGGGTGGGGGCTCTGGGTGGAAACAGGAGGGGGCTCGGCTCGATCCGCAAAGGGTCGAGAGAGCCTAAACAGGCTGTCGCCCCCCTCCCTTcgctcctgtctgtctctcggCCTGGCCGCCTGCGTGCCCGCCCGTCTGCCCGTGTGTCTCAGCAGGCTCGTCAGCTCTGGCTCTCCGCAGACGCAACAGCCCGTTTCGCTGCCGAGCGGAACATGAGCCCGCCCGACTCCGTCTGGATTCACCTCAACCCGCGGACGAAAAGCCTCGACACAaccgggggtgggggggggctgaCTGACGACTTGAATGACGCCGAAAAGCCCCTGAATGACACGCAGCTGTAGGCTACACTCCCCTCGCGGTCCCAGGTGACGGCTGTATCATCGCACGCGGGACGCGGCGGCAACACGTCTTATCCCGCGCGGGCCGAGATCAAAGCGGCGCCGCAATGTTCActcggctgctgctgctcgcgCCTCATCCGGTGTCAGACATCGTGACAACTGTTGCTGTCTGTCTCACcgccaaaaaaacaaaggtctgaagaaaaaaaagaatgacgtCTCCGTCCCCGCTGTCTGTCCGGTCCGGTGGTCTCCAACCCAGAGGTCaccctttttcccccccctcgGATATTGGGGTCACAGCGAAGCCGCTCCCCTGCGCTCGGTTCGGCGCTCCGCTGCTCTCCGCTCCgccgcctgctgctgctgctgctgctggccagACAATGGAGGCGCTCAGTGCGCAATCCCGGATCAAAAATACAGACAGGACTGGAGACCGTGTAGCGTACAGTTGCGTTCACTCCCAATTAACGGTGATGGGCTTGGAAATTGTCTGCAGTGTTACTGGAAAGCCTTTTGAATCAAGGGGCATCATAGGATGTGAGATGTGTCACTGGACACCAGGTAGCCCACTTTATTGCCAAAATTGGATTTTGTAGTTTTCAAGATAAATTGTGATTTTGAGCAAAGAAATCCCAGGACTTCATCTAGAAgttatacatataaaaatatgagCATCATGAGCAAAGGCATGATGTTTTTTCCAGtatgcttttgttttggggTACTTTTAAACACATCAATATCcttatatttttcacaaaaaaatctgtgggAATCCCCttctttaaatttgtttttaattgaacacccccccccctcaaGCCAGCATATTGTACTCATTACCAAGTtatgcacagattttttttccaccataTGCTAAATTATTGGGATTACTGGCTCACATGTTTTGTTTGGGATTACTTGGTCTAATcctgagcttgtgtgtgtgtgtgtgtgtgtgtgtgtgtgtgtgtgtgtgtgtgtgtgtgtgtgtgtgtgagagagagagagagagagagtgtaatCATCAGGCTGTTTTGGGGCTCTTTGTTTCATCACAATAACACACAGTCAGTCTTGACTTCTGGTTCTGGATACCCAATAAGGAAAACTGTGGGAAAGTACTTACTGCAATAGGTGTTAATCTATCCTGCCTATAAATGGTCTGTGCTCTTCACAGCACAGACCATTCTGCTCCTTaggcattcaaacacacacacacacacacacacacacacacacacacacacacacacacacacacacacacagacacacaatcaaCTCAAATGGTtctaatataaatataagaccACAAGGAGAAAATACATAAGCCTGCAAGGCCGAGGAGACGCTATTTTATGGTTTCATTTGAGTGCTTCCTGTTGTTATCGCAGTCGGCCTAACTGTCAAGGTTTACCACATGACATTAGCCAATGACATTGACTGAAGACTTCTAGACTGTCCTAAAACACGGTCTTCTttaaggggacatatcatgataaactttttcagtgcttgtgaAATTCAGATACTTCCCCCCCATTGCAGAGGTGTGCCAGATTTTCCccacaagccaatcagagatCGGAACAGACCAGGGGCAATCTCTGATTCTGCCGAGGGATCCAATGCAGAGATGTCTTAAAACGTGCATTCCCTCTACTGACCAGTAGGGGGCgagttgcaaaaataaatccaattgtatagaagtctatgagaaaatgatacTTCATTTCACTCGATTTATTCCCTcaataaacatgagtttatggtctcaatctctagtttcaactcttcttcaatacagtatgatgttcatttagtaaattatggtccatttaaagtcaaatagaccataaagcagggtatactttagggcgggcttactttgattgacaggttgctgccgctaccagagctgAATACAGTGTCTTTATGTCACTCTGCTGCTTTCCatatatggtaacttctgttcattagttttaaaaagtcaagatggcaatggccaaatcgctgaacttgaggcttcataccatcagtccacaaaccaatgggtgaggtCACCATGACTtcctccacttcttatatatagtctacagagcagactgggctttttagGAAGGAGGCCTTAAAGAGACTGGCCCTAAAACTGAGTGTTTCAAACAGAGGGTGAATTCAGGTATTTTCAGGCAGCCTGTATAAGTAAAAtaatgggtgtttttttttacattaaagcatGTCAACATGTTCTGGTAGTATTAACCTGGAAATTAACAttatatgtcccctttaagtaATAATTAACAGACCTGGGTTCACAAAGACAAGCAGAATCCAAAGCTAGACATTTTGGTAACACTTTCTAATGAATCACCCTTAATTAAACGTGTGTAAGTTGAACAATGGCTTTATTAATTGGTAGCAAGTAATTTACAAATACTTAATGGAGCCACTTtctgggttgccaggttgggGAAAATTCATCAGGAAGTTGTTCATGGTCTGTAAAATTAGGTTAAtcattgatattattattaataaataattataaatgcttacatgattcaattcaatccaaatcagtttattttatatagcccaatcacaaatttgcctcagagggctttacaatctgtacacatgcgacatcctctgtcccggaaccatACActttcaatgtatatgacataaattattcatataatcacagtagtaagcagagtaatgaaggagaaaattaagattacttataataaaaccaaaaatgactatagtagaattaaaataatgatatagggaatagtattagtaatgtgactgataataataataataaaagtaacagtgggtgtcagccgggtcacagcaggaggcacaaccacggtccaggtaccacaacgattcatggaaacctgcgaggcgagaaagcaagaAGGGtttcagggtagaagcaagccaattagcgtaatagtacagggaataataatagtaatgtgactgataataatagtggtagtagcagtgggtgtcagcagggccacagcaggaggcacgaccacagtccaggtacagccacaatttatggaaacctgcgaggcgagaaagcacaagactccggggaagaagcaaaatcagtaatgtgcataaataggagattaatacataaagatggagggagagaagaggagagatgagctcagtgtatcctaggtagtcccccggctgtctatgCATATAGCaacatatctaggggctggaccaagccctaactataagcgctatcaaaaaggaaggtcttaagcctgctcttaaaagtggtgagtgtgtcggccccccggactgaaactggaacctggttccacagaagaggagcctgataactgaaggctctggctcccatcctacttttatatactctaggaaccacaagtaaccctgcattgatggagcgcagctctctagttgggtaatatggaactataagttccttaagattaGACGGTGCCTGGCAAGTTAGaactttgtaggtgagtagaagaattgtaaattctattcttgatttaacagggagccagtgcagagaaacTAATgccggagtaatatgatctctttgcttagtttttgttagaacacgtgctgcagcattctggatcaactgtagagatttaagagacctattatagcagcctgataataatgaattgcagtaatctagtctagagttAACacatgcatgaactagtttttctgtatcgctttgagacaggatttgcctgattttttaaatgttaagtaAATGAAAGAAGGCTGTCCttgagttttgttttatataagagttaaaagacagatcctgatcaaagataactccgaggttcttgacggtagtgctggatgctagaacaatgccatctagagaaactatatcgttagataattgattttgaaggtgacctgggcctagtagaataacttcagttttgttggagtttaacatcaggaagttgcaggtcatccaggtttttatgtccttaagacatgcttgaagtttagagaactggtttgtttcgtctggcttaatcgatagatataactgggtatcatctgcataacaatgaaagtttattagGTGACTGATAATATTcctggctgcacggtggtgtagtggttagcactgtcgcctcacagcaagaggggcccgggttcaattcccgggctagacaaccttctgtgtggagtttgcatgttctccccgtgtcagcgtgggttctctctgggttctccggcttcctcccacagtcgaaagacatgcaactaaggttcattgaagactctaaattgcccgtaggtgcgaatgtgagcgtgaatggttgtctgtctctctatgtcagccctgcgacagactggcaacctgtccagggtgtaccctgccttcgcccattgacagctgagatcggctccagcaccctgcgacctttaactggataagcaggttacagaaaatggatggaatggatgaTAATATTCcataaaggaagcatatataaggtgaataaaattggtccaagaacagacccttgtggaactccatgACCATGATGGCTTATCAGGCAGCAAGAAACCATAATGATTAATTCATGGATTACCAACATTCATAATACCAAATACTAAGTATAAACGCAAACAGAGATTTTTCACAACCTGGCCAATCCAAAAGACATGTTTCAAAGCCTTCTGTACATCACCGGTGGAGATTAGTAGTCTTCACAGCCTTGGTAAGACTCATACTGTAGCCtactggggcggctgtggctcagttgTCCACTAATCAAAAGGTCAGTGGTTTGATCCCAGGCTCCTTCAGTCTACATGTCAAAGTATCCTTGGCCAAAATACTGAAcgtttgtgcatgtgaatgtTTATCGCTCCTGATAAGCAGGTGGCACCATGTATGGCGGCTTCTGCcaccagtgtatgaatgtgtgtgtgaatggcttGTATTTTAAGGCGCTTTGAGCATTGATGGATTATTGAATGGGACTACCGGGTGCAGGTCCAAGGGCCAAAAGTGTCAGGGGCCCCCCTGGCATATACATATGAAATGTCTCTTAAAGAGTCACGTACCAACCAATACAAAGAAttatgaccacaaagaaacgtAAAACGACTACAAatggacagaaaaagacaataagACCAAAACAACGAGATACAGAACAGCTGCAACGAGACTCAAAAAGACTTACAACAACCATGAAAAGagttaaaatgacttaaaagagacacaaaaaactatataaactatattCGCTTTAAACTGATCACCAACACTAGAAGCTTAGATATATCATTAACTATGAATAAACAGTCTAAACTGTCACAGAGGtaataaagtcaaatattgCTTTGATTTAAATAGAAACTTCCTTACATCTACTGTATGTGGCTCTGCATGGTTATTCCATTCTTAATGTTCAGTTAATGACTGCAGgctttactgtttatttacagGCCAATGAGATAGCAACATTTGATTTTATCTGTCTTCCGCCCCGGTTCGTCCCACAGTCCGTCCCCAGTGAGCTTAGGTGATGCAATGCTGACACTCTGTGGTGCATCACAGTATTACTGCCTCCCTGTAACAGGACCAGGACCAGTCAACATACAGTAAACAAACAGTCTGAATGCAAATCTGGCATGTCCTTTTTCTGTCCAGTTCACTGTCCATGGGCCCGTGATGAGAGAGCAAACTGTTTAGTGTCCCCTCCTCttcacacattgttttgttttgcaaaagaaaaagcaataatGTATCACAAACATTCAGCCATATGCTATATTTTTCAGTGAGGTATTCCCAAATCCTCATGTTGTGGACAAGTGTCACATAATTCTGCTGTGtaaggtacagccacgatttatggaaacctgctaggcgagaaagcacaaagactccagtgtagaagcaaagccaataagcataatagtacagggaataataatagtaatgtgactaataataatagtggtagtagcagtgggtgtcagaaGGGCCACAGCAGAAGGCAcgatcacagtccagatataatccagattcatggaaacctgcgtgGCGAGAAAGCagaaggactccggggaagaagcaaaatcagtaatgtgcataaataggagattaatacataaagatggagggagagaagaggagagatgagctcagtgtatcctaggtagtcccccggctgtctgagcctactcttaaaagtggtgagtgtgccggccccccggactgaaactggaacctggttccacagaagaggagcctgataactgaaggctctggctcccatcctacttttatatactctaggaaccacaagtaaccctgcattgatggagcacagctctctagttgggtaatatggaactataagttccttaagataagacggtgcctggccagttagagctttgtaggtgagtagaagaattgtaaattctattcttgatctaacagggagccagtgcagagaagctaataccggagtaatatgatctctttgcttagtttttgttagaacacgtgctccagcattctggatcaactgtagagatttaagagatttattagagcagcctgataataacgaaaaaaaagcaataatgtACCACAAACATTTAGccatattctatatttttcagtGAGGTATCCTCATGTTGTGGACAAGTGTCACAGAATTCTACTGTGTCACCTTCAGTCTCCTTTGCACTACAGTGCCGTCTATCCTGAAAATGTCGAGAAGGAAGAAGTCATAGAATCAGGCTGCTGGAGGATAATAATCTGTAGATTTTAGGTATAAAGACCAGACTTATAATTGACGTGACTTGCTTCAAACATGACTGCAGaccttaaaacattttctttatacatttttattgaatcTCAAGGAAAAGCCTGATACATCAAGTGCAAAGTAGAAACATATATTGTACTCAATCTACTTGATGTTCAAGATATGAAACTTTTTCACCAAACTGTTTAAAGGAAATACGCTAATTCAACTCTTACCGGAGTCAGATGAGAATATTGATACCAATGTGAAGCTggagccagttagcttagcttagcatatgtCTTTGCCAAAATAGAAGCAAGGGTAACCAGCTAGCCCGGCTCACTCACAATCGtttaaaacaggaagtagaagtAGAATATGGGCAAAGACTAGCATCTTTAGCCTGATATCAAACAATCAGTTATCACGATATGCAGAGATAAAGGGAAGAGACAAAAGCCAGTCAGAttcaattgtttattttgttatagataatttaaaaaaaaaagatttacccAGCCAGACAAAGCAGcccatatttaaataaaagaaataagtAGAAGTGAAATGTTTGCATGAAAAATTCCCACAGAGCCACAACGATCCATTCCAAACATTCTGGATTCTCTTTCTTGATTCACTAAGAATGAAACTATAGAACAGAGGCTTATTGCTTTTCCAACCTGGAAAAGAGTGTGTCATAAAACCTCACAGCTGACATTTTGACTTCCCCCAGCAGGAAAAgtgtaaagaaagaaatgaacagATGCTGTTTTTAATTCAGGTTTCTGGTATActcttactgggacacttgaacgCCACAGACCCATCGTTAGTGTTACTAGTAACACCTGTTTCTGAGTTCAAAACGTCTGCTGTGAGGAAAGGCCAATTTACGTACAATCCCACATGTCCCACATCAAATAAGTGTCTTCCTATTGGATCCCTCCCCGTTACCTCTCATCCAGAATAAGGAAACAGTTTGTCTGCAATATGCTCTAAAAACACCACATCACCGCAACATCAGTCTCGATCAAGCCGAGAGCACATGGTGACGAGATGCACGATGACTTTCCATCAGACTCCACATATGGTTCAcagctctctctgcagcaggacTTTCCCAGGATTCATCAGGTTCATCGGGTCGAGGGCGTCCTTGAGACGCTGCATGACCTGGACCCCCACGGGTCCAATCTCTTCAGACATCAGCGCTCTCTTCCCTAAGCCCACTCCGTGCTCCCCTGTGCATGTGCCGTCCATGGCCAGGGCTCGCCTGGAGGGAAAGGAATGGCATGACTCTACGCGTTACTGATATCACAATATGAATATATCTGCTGTATAATGTGAtagaacacaaaacacatttggcCAACCACCGTTTAGAAATCTCTTTGCAATTATTACTGTTATCAGTATGTGTGGCTTTCTTCATCTATTCTTCTGTGACAGTACTCTTAAGGAtcttaagctttgtttatactcgcgTTGACACTGTAGCGCAAGCCTCCGCAGACTGCTAGCCAGCTCTGAGCATGAACGGAGGCGTTTGCACTCTACTAACGATGCGCTGTATTATTGTCCGAAACGTCAGAAGgcgtgaagaatcaaaaagaagtcaagtattacatgcattttaaagaaacaaaggttgaatatcctgtaaactatttgatttgccTCAAAATCTTTACTCATTAGAAGATTTTTAAGGCCAATTTAAGGGAATTGGCcttctttgtttaatccatagacatgtaaacagtgtttttatcagttaaCTATTAGTGTGCgccaagacacacaaaatgaagaGGTGCGCGACCAAACGTCCATTTGCAACAGCGAGCCAGGCCGTGATTACGTGAAAAAGTAGAAGTGAAATGTTTGCATGAAAAATTCCCACAGAGCCACAACGATCCATTCCAAACATTCTGGATTCTCTTTCTTGATTCACTAAGAATGAAACTATAGAACAGAGGCTTATTGCTTTTCCAACCTGGAAAAGAGTGTGTCATAAAACCACCACAGATACATGTAGGCCTTTTTCTCACAGCTGACATTTTGACTTCCCCCAGCAGGAAAAgtgtaaagaaagaaatgaacagATGCTGTTTTTAATTCAGGTTTTGGTATCCTCTTCAGTGCAATCTGTATAGGATGAATAGATTTGTGAACCGGAACCAAATTAGTAATTTAGCAATAAGCCTCTGTTCTAGAAATTCATTGTTAGTGAATCAAGAATCAAGAAAGACAATCCAGAATGTTTGGAATGGATCGATTTAGCAgtgctttcctcctctctgtgggAATTTTTCATGCAAACATTTCACTTCTATTAGTGAGTGTCAGAGAGGTGAGAGGTTTTTATTACCTTGCCAGTTTCTCGACGAAGAGGTGGACCCTGTGCAGCTCCTCCGTGTCACTGGGGTCCACCACCATCAGACAGTGGAAGTTACCATCACCCACATGACCCGCTATGGGACCTGCAGGTACAACAGATAGCACACTCTCACGAGGCTGGGAAACACACagtcatattttttattggaCTTGAATTTCATTCTTTCTCTCATGATGGATCTACagaagccctgagaggaaactgagtgttatttttttatgtttatgacGAAAAGGTGAGACTAAGTCTTTGCCAAGATAATGTTCGTGATCTTCATCAGTGAAACACATGAGAAAAGACTTTGGCaggtgagtttatttttttttatcattattttttaatccagTTTGTGGTTGTAATACTCATTGCGAcaacaagaggctgaagtgcaccactacCCAATGTCCTAAATAGGACTAAaagcattcaattcaattcagtttattttgtatagcccaaaattacaaatttgcctcagagggctttacaatctgtacacatgcgacattctctgtccctgaaccctcacatcggcacaggaaaaaaggaagaaacctctgggagaacgacagaggagggatccttctcccaggatggacagaatgcaatagatggcatgtgtacagaatgaacaacataacagtttATAACAAGTTTACCCTTGAGTTTTAATTTCTCCATGCTCTATAAACACAAGGtacatatattgtgtgtatattgtgGGGTAGTGGTGCACTGaatacacacaatatatgtaCCTTCTGCACATCTGAAATGTCCGTggccccaaaaatatttttacagtttaGCTCAGAAAAACGATCATGAATACAgaagagaattttttttttatatcctcaGAATACAGGAtcacaaattataatttttttctcactccCCTCTCAGGGCCTCCGAAAATTGGCTAAAATTGgctcaaattaaattaaattaaattcaaatttaaatcaaaGCTTTGTAAAACCTGCATGCCACACTACCAGCTCAACATTTGGTACTATGGTTTCATTGGGTGGCCACGCATATAATACATGCCCCACATTAAATGGTTCACGCGAAAATGGTCCATAAAGTAGATGCtgaattttttaaatacactaaTTATTTGTGAATAACAATCAGTAGCAATAATAGAACATTTACTCAACAGTCATGTGATGGTAATGTATCCATACGAAGTACTATATTTTCTGTACCaataatgcattattaacattattaacagtTAACAGTTCAACACCATTGATATTGTTCTCTATGCAGGGCACTCACCCAGCAGCCTGTTCTCAATCAGGTCCTCCTTGGTCTCCACTATGATTTGAGGCAGGCGAGACAGAGggacacacacatctgtgctGTAAGCCTGTTGGGACACGCTCACACACGTTCACTTATATCCCTTTTGGGGACATCACATAGACTtgtacattcatttcctggagacgTACCTTAACCATAACCAGTACTTGCCTTATTCtaacctacagtaccagtcaaaagtttggacacaccttctcattcaatggtttttctttattttaatttttttctacattgtagattaatattgaagacatccaaactatgaaggaacacaaacaaatgctcaacaaaccagaatatgttttatattttagattcttcgtagttgaatgagaaggtgtgtccaaacttttgactggtactgtaaccCTATAATTAACcactaaccccccccccaaaaaaattagCTTTTTCCCCAGTTGCAGACCATCTTTTGTCCCCAAATGGACAAGCCGTCCCTAGTTCTTTACGCTAAAAAATGTGTCTCTGAAGGTGAAATACGGATGTTTTGGTGGTGAAATGTAGCATCTTACGTTTCCTGTATTTTGTCCCTGAACCTGCTCTGTACACTTAACAAACTGTATTGTTCTTATATTGTTTTCATATGTTTGTGCTCTCAGAATCGTTGGTGGTATTTCAGTGGTTAAACTAGCGGGTGACTGTCTTTACCTTGCAGCCCGGTCTGAGAGCCAGACAGGCGTACCAGGCGTCATGACGGGCTTTCCACAGCCGCTCCCGCTTCTCTGCATCTTTAGCCCACTGAAAATCAGCACCACCGTTACTCTGAGTGATGTTCTCTGTGgaaacgcacacatacacacaaaaacaaggtTTTACGGTTTTGCAAAACTCCCGTGAACAGCAACTGTGCGACTTTTAGCCGTTAGGGAATCCACGATGATTGCTTCCTCGTGAGAttagcacactcacacaccggCTATGTTGACCTGCTCCTCCAGGCTTTGCTCGGAGCCGTGGAACTCCAGGAACAGACTCGGGGTCACGGCGTAGGACAGGGAGCTGAACCTGTTGCACGCGTCTAACATCACGTCATCTAGGAACTCTGAGTGACGcaacacacaggacacaaagacaaatgtcACTGTGATGCATCTAAATAGGTCAttcaaacttttactttttggtcCAATACAAATTTTCCGACTGCCAAAGACAGATATTGATTCCATTTGCAGAGCTAATGTTTGGATTCATTTCATCCTCCTACTGCAGGTACCTGTTCTCTCTACGATATCAATaagctttcattttttccttgttttatcttttcatcTCTTGGCAACTGCTTTATCTTTCATTAAGTGAAATGACACTTAATGACACAGCAAGTGCTGAGAGCAATCATAGACAGCAGGCAGTTTGTGAGAGTGTCTCACTCAATTTGAACCACACCACCCATTTTTGACACGTGTTATTTCTTAAGGAGGAATCCCTGAAATCCCATCATATCACTGACTGATCACTTGTTTAACGCCGTGTGATCCAATATTCCTCTGGGGTTCAAAAACTTTCGACACAGGATTTAAGGCATCTTGAGTGTTGCCTAGACCGGAGCCAGATGTGGCCAGTTGAGAAGACCGTGGGTCAAAGGGGTGTGATGTATGATTACGTAAACCCGTAGCACACTTTAGtcatgatgtgatgtgatgtgcaCAGCTGTGATC
This is a stretch of genomic DNA from Anoplopoma fimbria isolate UVic2021 breed Golden Eagle Sablefish chromosome 19, Afim_UVic_2022, whole genome shotgun sequence. It encodes these proteins:
- the znrf1 gene encoding E3 ubiquitin-protein ligase znrf1, which translates into the protein MGLWRSSVPALSTLCGSSRAPSCFHPEPPPIWPPALDGGKQSTAGRPRGAFPGVSTDDSAVPPSAHFGHYRPSGTMGLRSRSVSSVAGMGIEHSPAVPFGFYTPRGTDSDRAGGGSGGTTAAPHGTGYQDTGDGVLYLGSRGSLADTLPLHIAPRWFSAHSGFKCPVCSKSVASNEMEVHFIMCLSKPRLSYNDDVLARDAGECVICLEELQQGDTIARLPCLCIYHKSCIDSWFEINRSCPEHPSD